In Thermomonas carbonis, a single genomic region encodes these proteins:
- a CDS encoding bile acid:sodium symporter family protein: MQSSMLTSLLLPLALGVIMLGLGLGLTLADFRRVARYPRAVLTGLFLQTAVLPWVALGLALLFKLPPELAVGLMLLAASPGGATANIYSHLARGDVALNITLTAVNSVLCLLTLPVILNLSLELFLGSGQYVPPPVQKIIEVAVIILLPVAFGMLVRARAPTFASRMEKPIRLLSVLVLVLLIVVAVVKEWSTLLQFFASIGIVCLLFNLASMATGYAAPRALRLPRRQAIAVAMEIGIHNGTLAIFIALNVLQNATMSIPAAVYSLLMFFTAAVFAWFAARRPEQGNGSD; encoded by the coding sequence ATGCAGTCTTCGATGTTGACCAGCCTGCTGCTGCCGCTTGCGCTGGGCGTGATCATGCTCGGGCTTGGCCTGGGGCTGACCCTCGCCGACTTCCGCCGCGTTGCCCGCTATCCGCGCGCGGTGCTGACCGGGCTGTTCCTGCAGACCGCGGTGCTGCCGTGGGTCGCACTGGGACTTGCGCTGCTGTTCAAGCTGCCGCCGGAACTCGCGGTGGGGTTGATGCTGCTGGCGGCCTCGCCGGGTGGTGCGACCGCGAACATCTACAGCCACCTCGCGCGCGGCGACGTGGCCCTCAACATCACCCTGACCGCGGTCAACAGCGTGCTCTGCCTGCTCACGCTGCCGGTCATCCTCAACCTGTCCCTGGAGCTCTTCCTCGGCAGCGGCCAGTACGTGCCGCCGCCGGTGCAGAAGATCATCGAGGTCGCGGTGATCATCCTGCTGCCGGTCGCGTTCGGCATGCTGGTCCGCGCGCGCGCGCCGACCTTCGCGAGCCGCATGGAGAAGCCGATCCGCCTGCTGTCGGTGCTGGTGCTGGTGTTGCTGATCGTGGTCGCGGTGGTGAAGGAATGGAGCACCTTGCTGCAGTTCTTCGCCAGCATCGGCATCGTCTGCCTGCTGTTCAACCTCGCCAGCATGGCCACCGGCTACGCCGCGCCGCGCGCATTGCGGCTGCCGCGCAGGCAGGCAATCGCCGTCGCGATGGAAATCGGCATCCACAACGGCACGTTGGCGATCTTCATCGCCCTCAACGTGCTGCAGAACGCGACGATGTCGATCCCCGCCGCGGTCTACAGCCTGCTGATGTTCTTCACTGCCGCGGTGTTC